The following coding sequences lie in one Coraliomargarita sinensis genomic window:
- a CDS encoding type II toxin-antitoxin system HicB family antitoxin, producing MKIKAIIHEAEEGGFWAEVPALPGCSTQGETLEELTENLKDAIALWLDVGEDEIEPESTDRILEVAV from the coding sequence ATGAAAATCAAAGCAATTATCCACGAGGCCGAAGAAGGCGGCTTTTGGGCTGAAGTCCCGGCACTTCCCGGTTGCTCGACACAAGGCGAAACCTTGGAAGAGCTGACAGAGAATCTCAAAGATGCGATTGCCCTCTGGTTGGATGTTGGCGAGGATGAAATTGAGCCAGAAAGCACGGATAGAATTCTAGAAGTCGCAGTGTGA
- a CDS encoding type II toxin-antitoxin system HicA family toxin — MKQISGKDFCKLLESREWKLKRVSGSHHIFVKEGKRERIVVPIHGNKPLKLGLLKVQMKIADIQESEL, encoded by the coding sequence GTGAAGCAGATTTCTGGAAAAGACTTCTGCAAGCTTCTTGAGTCGCGAGAGTGGAAACTGAAGCGTGTGAGCGGGAGCCACCACATCTTTGTAAAAGAGGGGAAAAGAGAAAGAATCGTGGTGCCCATCCATGGGAATAAACCTCTGAAGCTGGGCCTGCTTAAAGTCCAAATGAAAATCGCGGACATCCAAGAAAGCGAACTCTGA
- a CDS encoding VOC family protein has translation MKIEKAGFIAFPAADFKASVVFYRDQLGLPLLKEGEDGLSRFARFDCPGLQIHVYEWKKAFNRAHTGLQLYVRDVDALYAELKEKGVQFNGAVREEPWGGRVVTVRDPDGNLFDLLNIDFERKFK, from the coding sequence ATGAAAATTGAAAAAGCAGGCTTCATTGCTTTCCCCGCAGCTGACTTCAAGGCCTCAGTGGTTTTTTACCGCGATCAATTGGGTCTGCCTTTGCTGAAAGAAGGCGAGGACGGGTTGTCCCGCTTCGCGCGGTTCGATTGTCCGGGCCTACAGATCCATGTCTACGAATGGAAGAAAGCATTTAATCGAGCCCACACCGGACTGCAGCTCTATGTCCGGGACGTGGACGCGCTTTACGCTGAGTTGAAAGAAAAAGGCGTCCAATTCAACGGGGCGGTCCGGGAGGAGCCATGGGGTGGTCGCGTTGTGACTGTGAGGGACCCGGACGGCAATCTGTTTGATCTCCTGAATATTGATTTCGAGAGGAAGTTTAAATAG
- a CDS encoding superoxide dismutase [Ni] — translation MTKKLLLSLLLSLAAAVSANAHCQVPCGIYGDELKFGELEQHVETITKAATQIRELSDKDELTAQDHQQLVRWVNNKESHASKIIDEAANYFLAQRIKPDQEHYKDKLELLHHIILYSMKSKQSSGAEAPETLGKKIAAFKGLYLDHDHSHHGHKH, via the coding sequence ATGACTAAAAAACTACTTCTATCGCTTCTTCTCTCTCTGGCTGCAGCCGTATCCGCCAATGCCCACTGCCAGGTTCCCTGCGGCATCTATGGCGATGAGCTGAAATTCGGCGAACTGGAGCAGCATGTCGAAACCATCACCAAAGCCGCCACGCAGATCCGTGAGCTCTCGGACAAGGACGAACTGACCGCCCAGGATCACCAACAGCTCGTTCGCTGGGTCAATAACAAGGAAAGCCACGCTTCGAAAATCATCGACGAGGCCGCCAACTACTTCCTTGCCCAGCGTATCAAGCCCGACCAGGAGCACTACAAGGACAAGCTGGAGCTGCTCCACCACATCATCCTCTACTCCATGAAGAGCAAGCAGTCTTCCGGCGCGGAAGCTCCGGAAACACTGGGCAAGAAAATCGCCGCGTTCAAGGGGCTCTACCTCGACCACGACCACAGCCACCACGGCCACAAGCACTAG